In the genome of Candidatus Zymogenaceae bacterium, one region contains:
- a CDS encoding response regulator translates to MRILIVDDDTDVKDFLVESMKLMDHHVHAVENGYDAIDYVRDHEVDLVYMDVSLPGIDGFQTLAKMREIDPSITGVMMSGDETNKMLDPPTQDGIYVSIAKPIEIDKIQEINDSFERVSNAVKFIYDNPFGFDIERFNEAKILIVDDEKDIVDILVTALEDVGMKNLDTAFDGQEAVVAVNKKHYDVVLTDIVMPELNGIDLMRHVKALSEDTQVIILTGNADKKSAISAVKLGAYDFIEKPFDLNIMARVVHRAVEHKLLLEERKL, encoded by the coding sequence ATGAGAATTCTTATAGTTGATGACGATACAGATGTGAAAGATTTCCTCGTTGAGTCTATGAAACTCATGGATCATCATGTACATGCGGTCGAAAACGGATACGACGCCATCGACTACGTCAGAGATCATGAAGTCGATCTGGTGTATATGGATGTATCACTGCCGGGAATTGATGGATTTCAAACACTGGCGAAAATGCGGGAAATTGATCCATCGATAACGGGAGTCATGATGTCCGGCGATGAGACGAATAAAATGCTCGATCCGCCGACCCAGGACGGGATATATGTCAGCATTGCAAAACCGATCGAAATCGATAAAATCCAGGAAATAAACGACTCCTTCGAAAGGGTGAGCAACGCCGTCAAGTTCATCTATGACAATCCGTTCGGATTTGACATCGAACGATTCAATGAGGCCAAAATCCTGATTGTCGACGATGAAAAGGATATCGTCGATATACTGGTTACCGCTCTGGAAGATGTCGGTATGAAAAATCTGGATACGGCGTTTGACGGACAGGAAGCCGTTGTCGCCGTGAATAAAAAACACTACGATGTGGTGCTTACCGATATCGTCATGCCGGAGTTAAACGGTATCGATTTGATGAGACACGTGAAGGCGTTATCGGAGGATACACAGGTTATTATTTTAACGGGCAACGCCGACAAGAAATCGGCCATCAGCGCGGTGAAGCTGGGGGCCTATGACTTCATTGAAAAGCCGTTTGACCTGAATATCATGGCTCGTGTCGTTCACAGGGCCGTTGAACACAAGCTGCTCTTGGAAGAGCGAAAATTGTAG
- a CDS encoding sigma 54-interacting transcriptional regulator, giving the protein MPKKSINILYIEDDGIIRELAAFQLQDSEEDSFQLITSEDLSEGLVRLENDDVDVILLGLNAPDGSGLSALSSVRDVRPDLPIVVYAGLDDEETGMEALKRGADDYVIKCKTDRPFLLRSLRYAVERKRFRQKLHIAHDEPEKRVVSQTEEHHKTNKQIQRPFDEKRKSDKEPLHRMNMPMNVSDAVIVCDADMVITSWNSAAESVYGFCETEVMGHTVDDILWTQYLSENRKDVREHLCEKGMWQGEIRQTTKDGRLVNSMASISVINDGDGVTVGLVIMNQDVTTYRKTIEALRDSEEKWRNLMEIVSDPIIIVGVNEEILDCNQAFLDQFGYTRYDLADLRSDALYQKANEDETLSRLLHEQGTIKNHNLICVRKDGSVFEGIITAKLMKDLYENIVGYQGIVRNVTKDRKFISGTLRSITDGVITLDHDYRIILTNPAAEEIFNIPKERMLGKKYDELFRDTISQDGYNIKRAVLLGESLSHYRTDILSDNTNKVPVSINVSVLREENGEEFGSVITIRDLSVIEELRKEISSKYTFADIVSRNNTLFDIMRTLPSIAESDSNLLIEGKSGTGKDLFASAVHNRSHRRDGPFIVLNCAAIPDSLMESEMFGYTKGAFTDAKTDKQGYFARADGGTLLLDEIGEIPKTLQAKLLRLIEEKTFVPLGASDPVRVDVRIIASTNKDLALEVMKGHFREDLFFRLNVVRICIPDLKKRKEDIPLLVEHFLKKFNIQKDKGILGITDDAMEILMKYDYPGNVRELKNIVEYACIICDEKYISRGYLPKDLVDGIESGRVRTLKKAISNTERQLIVETLSRFEGDRQKTAHALDMHRGTLWRKMKEYQIN; this is encoded by the coding sequence ATGCCGAAAAAATCTATCAATATTTTATACATTGAAGATGACGGCATCATACGTGAGCTGGCAGCGTTTCAGTTACAGGACTCTGAAGAAGACTCCTTCCAGCTGATCACCTCCGAGGACCTTTCCGAAGGATTGGTAAGACTTGAGAATGATGATGTCGATGTCATCCTTTTGGGTCTGAATGCTCCGGACGGTTCAGGTTTGTCTGCCCTTTCTTCCGTTCGGGACGTTCGGCCCGACCTTCCCATTGTGGTGTATGCCGGACTGGATGATGAAGAGACGGGCATGGAGGCCCTCAAGCGGGGTGCAGATGATTACGTGATTAAGTGCAAGACGGATAGGCCGTTTCTCCTCAGGTCGCTTCGATACGCCGTTGAAAGGAAACGATTCAGACAGAAACTCCACATCGCCCATGACGAACCTGAAAAAAGAGTCGTTTCTCAAACAGAAGAACATCACAAAACAAACAAACAGATTCAGCGACCTTTCGACGAAAAAAGGAAGTCGGACAAAGAACCGCTGCACCGGATGAACATGCCGATGAATGTGTCCGACGCGGTGATAGTCTGTGATGCGGATATGGTGATCACCTCTTGGAACAGTGCGGCGGAAAGCGTGTATGGTTTTTGCGAAACCGAGGTGATGGGACACACAGTCGACGACATACTCTGGACACAATATCTGTCAGAGAACCGTAAAGATGTCCGGGAGCATCTTTGCGAGAAGGGGATGTGGCAGGGCGAGATCCGACAGACGACAAAAGACGGGCGACTCGTGAACAGTATGGCGTCGATATCCGTCATCAATGATGGAGACGGCGTGACCGTCGGTCTTGTTATTATGAATCAAGACGTGACAACATACCGTAAGACGATCGAAGCCCTGAGAGACTCAGAAGAGAAATGGCGAAATTTGATGGAGATCGTGTCGGATCCGATCATCATCGTCGGAGTGAATGAAGAAATTCTGGACTGCAATCAGGCGTTTCTGGATCAGTTCGGCTATACACGATATGATCTCGCCGACCTTCGATCCGACGCATTATACCAGAAAGCAAACGAAGATGAGACGCTATCCCGACTATTACATGAACAGGGGACCATTAAAAACCATAATCTGATATGTGTTCGAAAAGACGGCAGTGTTTTTGAGGGAATCATTACCGCAAAGCTCATGAAGGATTTATACGAAAACATCGTCGGATATCAGGGAATTGTACGGAATGTGACGAAAGATAGGAAATTCATCTCCGGCACCTTGAGAAGCATCACGGACGGTGTTATCACCCTTGATCATGATTACAGGATTATCCTCACGAATCCAGCTGCGGAGGAGATATTCAACATCCCAAAAGAAAGAATGCTGGGCAAGAAATATGACGAGCTGTTTAGGGATACGATTTCCCAGGACGGCTACAATATTAAACGTGCTGTGTTATTGGGAGAATCCCTCTCACATTACAGGACGGACATCCTTTCGGACAACACGAATAAAGTACCCGTTTCCATAAATGTTTCTGTTCTCAGAGAGGAAAACGGAGAAGAGTTCGGAAGTGTCATCACGATCAGGGATCTGTCGGTTATCGAGGAGTTGAGAAAAGAAATATCATCCAAATATACGTTTGCCGACATCGTCAGCCGCAACAACACGCTTTTTGACATCATGCGTACACTGCCGAGTATCGCAGAGAGTGACAGCAATCTTCTTATTGAAGGGAAGAGCGGAACCGGGAAAGACCTATTCGCCAGTGCGGTGCATAATCGTTCTCATCGGAGGGACGGTCCGTTTATTGTGCTGAACTGTGCGGCTATCCCGGATTCGTTGATGGAATCGGAGATGTTCGGGTACACCAAAGGAGCCTTTACGGACGCGAAAACCGACAAACAGGGTTATTTCGCCAGGGCCGACGGGGGGACGCTGCTTCTTGACGAGATCGGGGAAATCCCGAAAACACTCCAGGCCAAGCTTCTTCGCCTGATTGAGGAAAAGACATTTGTCCCCCTGGGAGCGTCAGATCCGGTGCGGGTGGATGTGCGTATTATTGCATCCACAAATAAGGACCTCGCACTGGAAGTCATGAAGGGACATTTTCGCGAAGATCTATTCTTCAGGCTTAATGTGGTCAGAATATGCATACCCGATCTCAAGAAGAGAAAGGAAGACATTCCGCTTCTTGTGGAGCATTTTTTAAAGAAATTCAATATTCAAAAGGACAAGGGCATACTCGGAATCACCGATGACGCCATGGAAATATTGATGAAATACGATTACCCGGGCAATGTAAGGGAATTGAAAAACATTGTTGAGTACGCCTGTATCATCTGCGACGAGAAATACATTTCGAGGGGATACCTCCCGAAGGATCTTGTGGACGGTATAGAGTCAGGCCGCGTACGTACGTTAAAGAAAGCTATTTCAAACACGGAAAGACAGTTGATTGTTGAAACGTTGTCTCGTTTTGAAGGAGACAGACAGAAAACGGCACATGCCCTCGATATGCACCGGGGGACGCTCTGGAGAAAAATGAAGGAATATCAGATTAACTGA